Proteins encoded in a region of the Salipiger sp. CCB-MM3 genome:
- the rplS gene encoding 50S ribosomal protein L19 has protein sequence MDLIAQLEAEQIAALGKTIPDFKPGDTVRVGYKVTEGTRTRVQAYEGVCISRKNGKGIAGSFTVRKISFGEGVERVFPLYATNIDSIEVVRRGKVRRAKLYYLRSRRGKSARIAEQTNYKPLAGADA, from the coding sequence ATGGATCTGATCGCACAGCTCGAGGCGGAGCAAATTGCCGCCCTGGGGAAAACCATCCCCGACTTCAAGCCCGGCGACACCGTGCGCGTCGGCTACAAGGTGACCGAAGGCACTCGCACCCGTGTGCAGGCCTACGAAGGCGTCTGCATCAGCCGTAAGAACGGCAAGGGCATCGCGGGTTCGTTCACCGTTCGCAAGATTTCCTTCGGTGAGGGCGTCGAGCGCGTCTTCCCGCTCTATGCCACCAACATCGATTCGATCGAGGTGGTGCGCCGCGGTAAAGTCCGTCGCGCCAAGCTGTACTACCTGCGTTCGCGTCGCGGCAAATCCGCCCGTATCGCAGAGCAGACCAACTACAAGCCGCTCGCCGGCGCCGACGCATAA
- a CDS encoding GNAT family N-acetyltransferase, with the protein MSAVLQQTPPAQARFTPDIPVLETARLVLRAPQAEDYPDFKATFASYRSRFMGGPLNAYETWMLYAAEIGHWQIRGFGMWMIHLRATGETVGMAGGWFPAKWPEREIAWIIWPDRGGKGYALEATQRVRQYFYDEAGWQGAVSYIDPKNLDSIRLAERLGARKDPAAATVDGSDAVYRHPAPAALRGSQLSHGIDMEIANYIDPLFKPKGWAVD; encoded by the coding sequence ATGAGCGCGGTTCTCCAGCAGACCCCTCCGGCGCAGGCGCGTTTCACCCCGGATATTCCGGTGCTGGAAACGGCCCGGCTGGTGCTGCGCGCGCCGCAGGCCGAGGATTACCCGGATTTCAAGGCCACCTTCGCCTCCTACCGCTCGCGCTTCATGGGTGGGCCGCTCAACGCCTATGAGACATGGATGCTCTACGCCGCCGAGATCGGCCACTGGCAGATTCGCGGCTTTGGCATGTGGATGATCCACCTGCGCGCGACCGGCGAGACCGTCGGCATGGCGGGCGGCTGGTTTCCCGCCAAATGGCCCGAGCGCGAGATCGCCTGGATCATCTGGCCGGACCGCGGCGGCAAGGGCTATGCGCTCGAAGCCACCCAGCGCGTGCGACAGTATTTCTACGACGAGGCCGGATGGCAGGGGGCGGTCAGCTACATCGACCCCAAGAACCTCGATTCCATCCGTCTTGCCGAACGGCTCGGTGCCCGCAAGGACCCCGCAGCCGCCACCGTCGATGGCAGCGACGCCGTCTACCGCCACCCGGCGCCCGCGGCGCTGCGCGGCAGCCAGCTGTCGCATGGCATCGACATGGAGATCGCGAACTACATCGATCCGCTCTTCAAACCGAAGGGATGGGCCGTTGACTGA
- a CDS encoding bifunctional protein tyrosine phosphatase family protein/NAD(P)/FAD-dependent oxidoreductase, producing the protein MDIRKITDDIAASPQITAADVPQIAEAGYRAIICNRPDGEGADQPNFEEIESAAKAAGLEARYIPVVSGKVQDADAEAFGKALRDLPGPVLAYCRSGTRSATLWSLSQAKALPPAHILAATKEAGYDMAGVVRRIVNGGKTPTDTGDAKFDVVVVGGGAAGIAVSASLKARKPDLNIALLDPADIHYYQPGWTMVGGGIFEPQTTARTMGSLIPRGVHWIKAAVAAFEPEDNAVVLDGCRVVKYDRLIVCPGLKLDWHKVEGLVDTLGKNGVTSNYRYDLAPYTWELVRGFKGGRALFTQPPMPIKCAGAPQKALYLSGDHWFRTGVLPRVQIEFMNAGGVLFGVKDYVPALETYIEKYRAKLNFFHNLVAVDGPARKATFKVSKPDTEPTEVTVEFDMMHVCPPQTAPDFIRVSPLADAAGWVDVDQNTLRHKSYDNVWSLGDVMNAPNAKTAAAARMQAPVVAENVAADIDGKAPVALYNGYGSCPLTVERGKIVLAEFGYGGTLLPSFPKWLIDGTKPTRAAWLLKEQILPPVYWKAMLRGKEWMAKPEPVSAS; encoded by the coding sequence TTGGACATTCGCAAAATCACCGACGACATCGCGGCCTCGCCGCAGATCACGGCAGCCGATGTGCCGCAGATCGCCGAGGCGGGCTATCGCGCCATCATCTGCAATCGGCCCGACGGTGAAGGGGCCGACCAGCCAAACTTCGAAGAGATCGAAAGCGCCGCAAAGGCCGCCGGGCTTGAGGCGCGCTACATTCCTGTGGTCTCCGGCAAGGTTCAGGACGCCGACGCCGAGGCGTTTGGCAAGGCGCTGCGCGACCTGCCCGGCCCGGTTCTGGCCTATTGCCGCAGCGGCACCCGCTCGGCCACGCTCTGGTCGCTGAGCCAGGCCAAGGCGCTGCCGCCTGCCCATATCCTCGCCGCCACGAAGGAGGCGGGCTACGACATGGCGGGCGTCGTGCGCCGCATCGTCAACGGCGGCAAGACCCCGACAGACACCGGCGACGCCAAGTTCGACGTGGTGGTGGTGGGCGGCGGCGCGGCGGGCATTGCTGTCTCGGCCAGCCTGAAGGCGCGCAAGCCCGACCTGAATATCGCCCTGCTCGATCCCGCCGACATCCACTACTACCAGCCCGGCTGGACAATGGTTGGCGGCGGCATCTTCGAGCCGCAGACCACCGCGCGCACCATGGGTAGCCTGATCCCGCGCGGCGTGCATTGGATCAAGGCCGCCGTCGCCGCCTTTGAGCCCGAGGACAACGCCGTGGTGCTGGATGGTTGCCGGGTGGTGAAATACGACCGGCTGATCGTCTGCCCGGGGCTGAAGCTCGACTGGCACAAGGTCGAGGGTCTGGTGGACACGCTGGGCAAAAACGGCGTCACCTCGAACTACCGCTATGATCTCGCGCCCTACACGTGGGAGCTTGTGCGGGGCTTCAAGGGCGGCCGCGCCCTCTTCACCCAGCCGCCGATGCCGATCAAATGCGCCGGTGCGCCGCAAAAGGCGCTCTATCTCTCGGGCGACCACTGGTTCCGCACCGGCGTGCTGCCGCGCGTGCAGATCGAGTTCATGAACGCTGGCGGCGTGCTTTTCGGCGTGAAGGACTATGTCCCCGCGCTCGAGACATACATCGAGAAGTACCGTGCCAAGCTGAACTTCTTCCATAATCTCGTGGCGGTGGATGGCCCGGCGCGCAAGGCCACATTCAAGGTCTCCAAACCCGACACAGAGCCCACCGAGGTGACGGTGGAGTTCGATATGATGCACGTCTGCCCGCCGCAGACCGCGCCGGATTTCATCCGTGTCTCGCCGCTGGCCGACGCGGCGGGCTGGGTCGACGTCGATCAGAACACGCTGCGGCACAAGAGCTATGACAACGTCTGGAGTCTTGGAGACGTGATGAACGCGCCCAACGCCAAGACCGCCGCCGCCGCGCGGATGCAGGCGCCCGTGGTGGCCGAGAACGTCGCCGCCGACATCGACGGCAAGGCGCCCGTGGCGCTTTACAACGGCTATGGCTCCTGCCCGCTGACGGTGGAGCGGGGCAAGATCGTGCTGGCGGAGTTCGGCTATGGCGGGACGCTGCTGCCCAGCTTCCCCAAATGGCTGATCGACGGCACCAAGCCGACTCGCGCCGCGTGGCTTCTGAAAGAGCAAATCCTTCCGCCGGTCTATTGGAAGGCGATGCTGCGCGGGAAAGAATGGATGGCGAAACCCGAACCGGTCTCGGCATCTTGA
- a CDS encoding GNAT family N-acetyltransferase: MSLVNAPRLETERLILRGPEPSDAEAMIAFLLDPVRAEGFGGYEHRGDAWRWFALNVGHWHLRGYGYFTIENKASGQPAGICGVWNPEGWPEPEIGWVVFDGFEGKGIAREAALRVRRYAYEDLGLSTITSNIVPGNTRSVALAERLGAVYERTYTNYAMGEDMLYRHPSAEEVLG; encoded by the coding sequence ATGAGCCTCGTCAACGCCCCCCGTCTGGAAACCGAGCGCCTGATCCTGCGCGGCCCCGAGCCGTCTGACGCAGAGGCGATGATCGCCTTCCTGCTCGACCCGGTGCGCGCCGAGGGGTTCGGCGGCTACGAGCACCGCGGCGACGCATGGCGCTGGTTCGCGCTCAACGTGGGCCACTGGCACCTGCGCGGCTACGGCTATTTCACCATTGAAAACAAGGCCAGCGGCCAGCCCGCGGGCATCTGCGGCGTCTGGAACCCCGAAGGCTGGCCCGAGCCCGAGATCGGCTGGGTGGTCTTTGACGGATTCGAAGGCAAGGGCATCGCCCGCGAGGCCGCGCTGCGCGTGCGCCGCTACGCCTATGAGGATCTGGGCCTTTCGACGATCACCTCGAACATCGTGCCGGGCAACACCCGCTCGGTGGCGCTGGCCGAACGGCTCGGCGCGGTCTACGAGCGCACCTACACCAATTACGCCATGGGCGAGGACATGCTCTACCGCCACCCCTCTGCCGAGGAGGTGCTGGGATGA
- the rimM gene encoding ribosome maturation factor RimM (Essential for efficient processing of 16S rRNA) — protein MDEMICVGALGGAFGVNGEVRLKSFTADPEAIADYAPLTNEDGSRSFDLQITRPLKGGFAARLSGVRTKEEADALKGVQLYAPRDRLPDLPDDEFYHADLIGLMVLDTGGAKIGTVKAVLNHGAADLLELQVPGASSTVLLPFTREVVPTVDLASGRIIADPPEGLLD, from the coding sequence TTGGACGAGATGATCTGTGTCGGCGCCCTCGGTGGCGCGTTCGGCGTCAACGGCGAAGTGCGGCTGAAGAGTTTCACCGCCGATCCCGAAGCCATCGCCGATTACGCCCCGCTCACCAATGAGGACGGCAGCCGCAGTTTCGATCTTCAGATCACCCGCCCGCTGAAGGGTGGCTTTGCGGCGCGGCTTTCGGGCGTGCGCACCAAAGAAGAGGCCGACGCGCTGAAGGGCGTGCAGCTTTATGCCCCGCGCGACCGCCTGCCCGATCTGCCCGACGATGAGTTCTACCATGCCGATCTGATCGGCCTCATGGTGCTGGACACCGGTGGCGCCAAGATCGGCACGGTCAAAGCGGTGCTCAACCACGGCGCTGCAGACCTTCTGGAACTGCAGGTGCCGGGCGCAAGCTCCACCGTGTTGCTGCCTTTCACCCGCGAGGTTGTGCCCACGGTCGATCTCGCCTCGGGCCGGATCATCGCCGACCCGCCCGAGGGCCTGCTCGACTGA
- the rpsP gene encoding 30S ribosomal protein S16, producing the protein MAMKIRLARGGSKKRPHYAIVATDSRMPRDGRFIEKLGTYNPLLPKDDERRVVMNVERVQYWISQGAQPTDRISRFLEAAGAVEKKERNNPKKAVPGKAATERAEAKAAKAAEAAEAPAEEGAE; encoded by the coding sequence ATGGCCATGAAAATCCGTCTCGCCCGTGGCGGCAGCAAAAAGCGCCCCCACTACGCAATCGTCGCAACCGACTCGCGCATGCCGCGCGACGGCCGCTTCATCGAGAAGCTCGGCACCTACAACCCGCTGCTGCCGAAAGACGACGAGCGCCGCGTGGTGATGAACGTCGAGCGCGTTCAGTACTGGATCAGCCAGGGCGCCCAGCCGACCGACCGCATCTCGCGCTTCCTCGAAGCCGCTGGCGCCGTCGAGAAGAAAGAGCGCAACAATCCCAAGAAAGCCGTCCCCGGCAAGGCAGCCACCGAGCGCGCCGAAGCCAAGGCAGCCAAAGCAGCCGAAGCTGCTGAAGCACCGGCAGAGGAAGGCGCAGAGTAA
- a CDS encoding chorismate mutase, with translation MSDPATRAADLLKEHRESIDRLDAILVFTLAERFKHTQSVGRLKATHELPPSDPAREEQQIARLKDLAKKADLDPAFAENFLNFIIQEVIKHHEKHQS, from the coding sequence ATGAGTGATCCCGCCACCCGCGCCGCAGACCTTCTGAAAGAGCACCGCGAAAGCATCGACCGGCTGGACGCGATCCTCGTGTTCACGCTTGCCGAGCGGTTCAAGCACACGCAGTCCGTGGGCCGGCTGAAGGCCACCCACGAGCTGCCCCCCTCCGACCCCGCGCGTGAAGAGCAGCAGATCGCGCGGCTCAAGGACCTGGCGAAGAAAGCGGATCTCGACCCCGCCTTTGCCGAAAACTTTCTGAATTTCATCATTCAGGAAGTCATCAAGCACCACGAAAAACACCAATCCTGA
- the rpmE gene encoding 50S ribosomal protein L31: MKKGIHPDYHVIDVKMTDGTVYQTRSTWGKEGDQMSLDIDPTVHPAWTGGSSRLLDAGGRVSKFKKKYEGLGF, encoded by the coding sequence ATGAAAAAGGGCATCCACCCCGACTATCACGTCATCGACGTCAAGATGACCGACGGCACCGTCTACCAGACCCGTTCGACCTGGGGCAAAGAAGGCGACCAGATGTCTCTCGACATCGACCCGACCGTGCACCCGGCATGGACCGGTGGCTCGTCGCGCCTGCTCGACGCCGGTGGCCGCGTGTCGAAGTTCAAAAAGAAATACGAAGGCCTGGGCTTCTAA
- the trmD gene encoding tRNA (guanosine(37)-N1)-methyltransferase TrmD: MTDTPQRAAGRKTIRPSLTPRELMTGAPELSRAFQAQVITLFPEAFPGVLGHSLTGRALQDGLWQLSTIHLRNFGEGKHRNVDDTPAGGGAGMVMRADVMGRAIDHARARIDQRAPLIYLSPRGRRFDQQMAQHLAQAPGVTMICGRFEGLDQRVIDHYRIIEVSLGDFILTGGELAAQMMLDATIRLIPGVLGNAASTEEESFSSGLLEHPQYTRPAEWEGHRIPDVLLSGNHAAIEAWRRQQSEEITRTRRPDLWAAHEARKD, translated from the coding sequence ATGACCGATACACCGCAGCGCGCCGCGGGCCGCAAAACCATCCGCCCCAGCCTCACCCCGCGTGAGCTGATGACCGGGGCGCCGGAGCTTTCCCGCGCGTTTCAGGCGCAGGTGATCACCCTCTTCCCCGAGGCGTTCCCCGGCGTGCTGGGCCATTCGCTGACCGGCCGCGCCCTGCAGGACGGGCTTTGGCAGCTGAGCACCATCCACCTGCGCAACTTTGGCGAGGGCAAGCACCGCAACGTCGACGACACGCCTGCGGGCGGCGGTGCTGGCATGGTGATGCGCGCCGACGTGATGGGCCGTGCCATCGACCATGCCCGCGCGCGGATCGACCAGCGCGCGCCGCTGATCTACCTCAGCCCGCGCGGCCGCCGTTTCGACCAGCAGATGGCCCAGCACCTCGCGCAGGCCCCCGGTGTGACGATGATCTGCGGGCGCTTCGAAGGCCTCGACCAGCGCGTCATCGACCACTACCGGATCATTGAGGTGTCGCTCGGCGATTTCATCCTCACCGGCGGCGAGTTGGCCGCGCAGATGATGCTCGACGCGACGATCCGTCTGATCCCCGGCGTTCTGGGCAATGCCGCCTCAACGGAAGAAGAGAGCTTTTCCAGCGGCCTGTTGGAGCATCCCCAGTACACCCGCCCCGCCGAATGGGAGGGCCACCGCATCCCCGATGTGCTGCTCTCGGGCAACCACGCGGCGATCGAGGCATGGCGCCGTCAGCAGTCCGAAGAGATCACCCGCACCCGCCGCCCCGATCTCTGGGCCGCGCATGAGGCCCGCAAGGACTGA
- a CDS encoding MipA/OmpV family protein, whose product MSPLRHLAPMTLAAALFASPALAQDFGVTDSSGTAQAAPVTSTQSAGNVFTFTLRGGVSAAPKFLGSDEYEAGPDLGFSFKHLRLRGVPEIGGDDPWADSYGWDVHGSFRYLGKRDSSSDSALSSLDDIDPTYEVGLGVGYTAEQYEAFADIRRGFGGHEGYVGSVGIDYVVRPTDRWKLTLGPRFIWANDEFLDTYSGIDPDEATTDLPAYDPDGGLVSAGLQFGARYQINDLWGVEGAVTWDNLQGDAADSPIVDEGSNDQFRVRVGVTRVFNLRF is encoded by the coding sequence ATGTCGCCGCTTCGCCATCTCGCCCCGATGACCCTTGCCGCCGCGCTGTTTGCCAGCCCGGCCCTTGCGCAGGACTTCGGCGTTACAGACAGCTCCGGCACCGCTCAGGCGGCCCCGGTGACCTCGACCCAATCCGCGGGCAATGTGTTCACCTTCACCCTGCGCGGCGGCGTTTCGGCAGCGCCGAAATTCCTGGGCTCCGACGAATACGAAGCGGGCCCCGACCTCGGTTTCAGCTTCAAGCACCTGCGCCTGCGCGGCGTGCCGGAGATCGGCGGCGACGATCCTTGGGCCGACAGCTACGGCTGGGACGTGCACGGCTCGTTCCGCTACCTCGGCAAGCGCGACTCCAGCTCCGACTCGGCGCTGTCGAGCCTCGACGATATCGACCCCACCTATGAGGTCGGCCTCGGCGTCGGCTACACCGCCGAGCAATATGAGGCCTTCGCCGACATCCGCCGCGGCTTTGGCGGCCACGAAGGCTATGTGGGCTCGGTCGGCATCGACTACGTAGTGCGCCCCACCGACCGCTGGAAGCTGACGCTCGGCCCGCGCTTCATCTGGGCGAATGACGAGTTCCTCGACACTTACTCTGGTATCGACCCCGACGAGGCCACCACCGATCTGCCCGCCTATGATCCCGATGGCGGCCTTGTCAGCGCCGGTCTGCAGTTTGGTGCGCGCTACCAGATTAATGATCTCTGGGGCGTCGAAGGTGCCGTCACGTGGGACAATCTGCAGGGCGACGCAGCGGACAGCCCGATCGTCGACGAAGGCTCCAACGATCAGTTCCGCGTGCGCGTCGGCGTGACCCGCGTGTTCAATCTGCGCTTCTAA
- a CDS encoding SulP family inorganic anion transporter, with translation MQIPRRLSRYLPILDWASRYDRDTATSDLVAAVIVTIMLIPQSLAYALLAGLPAEMGLYASILPLVAYAIFGTSRALAVGPVAVVSLMTAAAIGQLGLSDPAQIALAAVTLAFISGAFLVLIGVLRLGFLANFLSHPVIAGFITASGVLIAASQLKHIFGISAEGHTLVELVGSLVAHLPETNFITLAIGVAATAFLFWVRKGLKPLLRSMGLGPRMADILAKAGPVAAVAVTTLLSWGFGLNEVGVKVVGEVPMGLPPLSAPSLDPSMWKTLLMPAILISIIGFVESVSVAQTLAAKRRQRIDPDQELIGLGASNIGSALSGGFPVTGGFSRSVVNFDAGAETPAAGAYTAVGIGLATLVLTPLLFFLPKATLAATIIVAVLSLVDFSILKKTWVYSKVDFTAVSATIVLTLLVGVEVGVSAGVLLSILLHLYKTSKPHVAEVGLVPGTHHFRNVLRHEVETLPGVLTLRVDESLYFVNARFLEEYVLTRVAECQNLRHVVLMFPAVNEVDMSALETLEEINRRLDEQGITLHLTEVKGPVMDRLKRSHFLEELSGRVFLSQYQAWCALQADAPHGSEQERVAAQ, from the coding sequence ATGCAGATCCCTCGCCGCCTGTCCCGCTACCTGCCGATCCTCGACTGGGCCAGCCGATACGACCGCGACACCGCGACCTCCGACCTCGTGGCCGCTGTCATCGTGACGATCATGCTGATCCCGCAATCGCTGGCCTATGCCCTGCTCGCGGGGCTGCCTGCCGAGATGGGTCTTTACGCCTCGATCCTGCCGCTGGTGGCCTATGCGATCTTTGGCACCAGCCGCGCACTGGCGGTGGGCCCGGTGGCCGTGGTCTCGCTGATGACCGCCGCCGCGATCGGCCAGCTGGGCCTCAGCGATCCGGCGCAGATCGCGCTGGCGGCGGTCACGCTGGCCTTCATCTCGGGCGCCTTCCTCGTGCTCATCGGCGTGCTGCGGCTCGGCTTTCTTGCCAACTTCCTCAGCCACCCGGTGATCGCGGGGTTCATCACTGCCTCGGGCGTGCTGATCGCCGCCTCCCAGCTCAAGCATATCTTCGGCATCAGCGCCGAGGGCCACACGCTGGTCGAGCTTGTCGGCTCGCTGGTCGCGCATCTGCCGGAAACGAACTTCATCACGCTGGCCATCGGCGTCGCCGCCACCGCCTTTCTGTTCTGGGTGCGCAAGGGGCTGAAGCCGCTGCTGCGCAGCATGGGGCTGGGCCCGCGCATGGCCGACATCCTCGCCAAGGCCGGCCCGGTGGCCGCCGTGGCGGTGACCACCCTGCTGAGCTGGGGATTTGGCCTCAATGAGGTGGGCGTGAAGGTCGTCGGCGAAGTGCCCATGGGCCTGCCACCGCTTTCGGCCCCTTCGCTGGATCCGTCGATGTGGAAGACCCTGCTGATGCCCGCGATCCTGATTTCGATCATCGGCTTTGTGGAATCCGTCTCGGTCGCACAGACCCTCGCCGCCAAGCGCCGCCAGCGGATCGACCCGGATCAGGAACTCATCGGCCTTGGCGCGTCCAATATCGGCTCGGCCCTCTCGGGCGGCTTTCCGGTGACGGGGGGCTTCTCGCGCTCGGTGGTGAACTTCGACGCAGGCGCGGAAACCCCCGCGGCAGGCGCCTATACCGCCGTGGGCATCGGCCTCGCGACGCTGGTGCTGACCCCGCTGCTGTTCTTCCTGCCGAAGGCCACACTGGCCGCGACGATCATCGTCGCCGTGCTGAGCCTCGTCGATTTCTCGATCCTCAAGAAGACTTGGGTCTATTCGAAGGTAGATTTCACCGCCGTCTCAGCGACCATCGTGCTGACCCTGCTCGTGGGCGTCGAAGTAGGCGTCTCTGCGGGCGTGCTGCTGTCGATCCTGCTGCATCTCTACAAGACCTCGAAGCCGCATGTGGCCGAGGTTGGACTGGTGCCGGGCACGCATCACTTCCGCAACGTGCTTCGGCATGAGGTGGAAACTCTGCCCGGCGTGCTGACGCTGCGGGTCGATGAGAGCCTCTACTTCGTCAACGCCCGCTTCCTCGAGGAATACGTGCTGACCCGCGTCGCCGAATGCCAGAACCTGCGCCACGTGGTGCTGATGTTCCCGGCGGTCAACGAGGTGGACATGAGCGCGCTGGAAACGCTCGAAGAGATCAACCGCCGCCTTGATGAGCAAGGGATCACCCTGCATCTGACCGAGGTGAAAGGCCCGGTGATGGATCGGCTCAAGCGCTCGCACTTCCTCGAAGAGCTCTCGGGCCGGGTGTTCCTGTCGCAGTATCAGGCGTGGTGCGCGCTACAGGCGGACGCGCCCCATGGGTCCGAGCAGGAACGCGTCGCGGCCCAGTAG
- the ffh gene encoding signal recognition particle protein: protein MFESLSERLGGVFDRLTKQGALSEDDVRTALREVRVALLEADVSLPVARQFIKAVEKKATGAAVTKSVTPGQQVVKIVHDELITTLTGEGEPGALRIDNAPAPILMVGLQGSGKTTTTAKLARRLKERDRKKVLMASLDVNRPAAMEQLQILGQQIGVDTLPIVKGEDPVAIAKRAKTQASLGGYDVYMLDTAGRLHIDHELIQQAADVRDVVNPRETLLVVDGLTGQDAVNVATEFDDKIGVSGVVLTRMDGDGRGGAALSMRAITGKPIKFVGLGEKMDALETFEPERVAGRILGMGDIVALVEKAQQTLEAEQAERMMKRFQKGQFNMNDLKMQLEQMMKMGGLGAMMQMMPGAAKMAKQMDQAGMDDSILRQQIALINSMTKKERANPQILQASRKKRIAAGAGMDVSDLNKLLKMQRQMSDMMKKMGKMGKGGMLKQAMKGMFGKGGMPEGMDPSQMDPKQIEAAAKAMGGKMPGGMGGLGGMPGMGGGALPPGLGGFGKKK, encoded by the coding sequence ATGTTCGAATCTCTTTCCGAACGCCTCGGCGGCGTCTTCGACCGCCTGACCAAGCAGGGCGCCCTCTCCGAGGATGACGTCCGCACCGCCCTGCGCGAAGTGCGCGTCGCCTTGCTCGAGGCCGACGTCTCGCTGCCCGTGGCGCGTCAGTTCATCAAGGCCGTCGAGAAAAAAGCCACCGGCGCCGCCGTCACCAAATCGGTGACCCCCGGCCAGCAGGTGGTGAAGATCGTCCACGACGAGCTCATCACCACGCTCACCGGCGAGGGCGAGCCCGGCGCGCTGCGCATCGACAACGCCCCGGCACCGATCCTGATGGTCGGCCTGCAGGGCTCGGGCAAAACCACCACCACCGCCAAGCTTGCGCGCCGCCTGAAAGAGCGCGACCGCAAGAAGGTGCTGATGGCCTCGCTCGACGTGAACCGCCCCGCGGCCATGGAGCAGCTGCAGATCCTCGGCCAGCAGATCGGCGTCGACACGCTGCCGATCGTCAAGGGCGAAGACCCGGTCGCCATCGCCAAACGCGCCAAGACCCAGGCCAGCCTCGGCGGCTATGACGTCTATATGCTCGACACCGCGGGCCGCCTGCACATCGACCACGAACTGATCCAGCAGGCCGCCGACGTGCGCGACGTGGTGAACCCGCGTGAGACGCTGCTGGTGGTCGACGGCCTCACCGGTCAGGACGCGGTGAATGTCGCCACCGAGTTCGACGACAAGATCGGCGTCTCGGGCGTGGTGCTCACCCGGATGGACGGCGATGGCCGCGGCGGCGCCGCGCTGTCGATGCGCGCCATCACCGGCAAGCCGATCAAATTCGTCGGCCTCGGCGAAAAGATGGACGCGCTGGAGACCTTCGAGCCCGAGCGCGTCGCGGGCCGCATCCTTGGCATGGGCGACATCGTCGCGCTGGTGGAAAAGGCACAGCAGACGCTCGAGGCCGAACAGGCCGAGCGCATGATGAAGCGCTTCCAGAAAGGTCAGTTCAATATGAACGACCTGAAGATGCAGCTCGAGCAGATGATGAAGATGGGCGGCCTCGGCGCCATGATGCAGATGATGCCGGGCGCGGCCAAGATGGCCAAGCAGATGGATCAGGCCGGGATGGACGATTCGATCCTGCGCCAGCAGATCGCCCTCATCAACTCGATGACCAAGAAGGAACGTGCCAACCCGCAGATCCTTCAGGCCAGCCGCAAGAAGCGCATCGCCGCTGGTGCGGGCATGGACGTGTCGGACCTCAACAAGCTGCTGAAGATGCAGCGCCAGATGTCCGACATGATGAAGAAGATGGGCAAGATGGGCAAAGGCGGCATGCTGAAACAGGCCATGAAAGGCATGTTCGGCAAAGGCGGCATGCCCGAGGGCATGGACCCCAGCCAGATGGACCCCAAGCAGATCGAGGCCGCGGCCAAGGCGATGGGCGGCAAGATGCCCGGCGGCATGGGCGGCCTTGGTGGCATGCCCGGCATGGGCGGTGGCGCGCTGCCGCCGGGCCTCGGCGGGTTCGGCAAGAAGAAATGA
- a CDS encoding GNAT family N-acetyltransferase, with protein sequence MSAPQQPTTQNPAPQQPVTVPVIETERLILRAPHLDDLEPLCAFYADPRSRFVGGPIERSQVWRTLLRSSGHWQIRGYGIWHITERSSGEMCGFTGPLNHIEWPEPELAYSIFASHEGHGYAYEAASAARRASADLFGLSHMISLVDPANDRSLALAKRLGARFERATELMGHQVHIFRHPQMGEAEA encoded by the coding sequence ATGAGCGCGCCACAACAGCCCACCACGCAAAACCCCGCCCCGCAGCAGCCCGTGACCGTGCCGGTCATCGAGACCGAGCGCCTGATTCTGCGCGCGCCGCATCTGGATGATCTCGAGCCGCTCTGCGCCTTCTACGCCGATCCGCGCTCGCGCTTCGTCGGCGGTCCGATCGAGCGCAGTCAGGTCTGGCGCACGCTGCTGCGCTCCTCGGGGCATTGGCAGATTCGCGGCTACGGCATCTGGCACATCACCGAGCGCTCCAGCGGCGAAATGTGCGGCTTCACCGGCCCGCTCAACCACATTGAATGGCCCGAGCCCGAGCTGGCCTATTCGATCTTCGCCTCGCACGAAGGTCACGGTTACGCCTATGAGGCGGCATCCGCAGCACGGCGCGCGTCGGCAGATCTCTTTGGCCTCAGCCATATGATCAGCCTCGTCGATCCGGCCAACGACCGCTCGCTGGCGCTGGCCAAACGTCTTGGCGCGCGCTTCGAACGCGCCACTGAGCTGATGGGCCATCAGGTGCATATCTTCCGCCACCCCCAAATGGGCGAGGCAGAGGCATGA